A region of Tigriopus californicus strain San Diego chromosome 7, Tcal_SD_v2.1, whole genome shotgun sequence DNA encodes the following proteins:
- the LOC131884157 gene encoding spectrin beta chain-like isoform X4: MDSLKVKKGRRHRSKVRQFYSDFNSDESASPSISSNSEFQLSPEPASPSVFKFDQKLKAPRVRHISLNEEDPTIAPLSPPYTGTPLPPLSAGLTSNQDIKDAALSIVYSKHIKNLMVEREHVQKKTFTKWVNSHLCRINCRVVDLYTDLRDGKLLIKLLEILSGERLPRPTRGKMRIHCLENVDKALSFLYEQRVHLENMGAHDIVDGSPRLTLGLIWTIILRFQIQEITVEEPGPGAATRSAKDALLLWCQMKTAGYHNVNIRNFTTSWRDGLAFNAIIHKHRSDLIQYERLSKSNAMYNLNNAFDVADREFNLVKLLDAEDVNVEMPDEKSIITYVVTYYHYFSKLKQETVQGKRIAKVVGIDMECDKMIEQYEGFTSDLLKWIENVIEALGDRQFANSLRGVQEQLTQFNSYRNVEKPPKFMEKGNLEVLLFTLQSKMRANNKVPYFPKEGKTISDINKAWERLEKAEHERELALREELIRQEKLEQLAARFNRKAGMRETWLSENQRLVSQDNFGFDLAAVEAAAKKHEAIETDIFAYEERVQAVIAVAHELETENYHDIECINARKDNVLRLWNYLLELLKARRTRLEMSLQLQHNFQEMVYILDSMEELKMRLLSDDYGKHLLGVEDLLQKHSLVEADINVLGERVKQVVQHSQKFLADEDGADDYKPCDPSIIVERVQTLEDAYAELVRLAVERRSRLEESRQMWQFYWDMAEEENWIKEMEQILSQGDIGHDLTTIHLLLSKHKSLETEIRAHENQLQMSIKQGQDLIDQGHFGADKVQTRIDDVMSMWSQLVDLMDTRKRRLTEAVDFHQFLTDADDVDTYMLDVLRLVSSDDIGKDESNVQTLLKKQKEIHDDLMNFQSNVDALHEQATTLGENDKPAVEKRLASIDKRYNELQELSKLRKQRLLDALSLYKLFTEADGVEQWITEKEKMLDTMQPGKDIEDCEIMKHRFDGFDREMNANASRVAVVNQLARQLLHVDHPNSDDIVARQNQLNQRWADLREQAEAKREQLGSAHGVQTFHIECRETVTWIEDKKRVLEQTDELKMDLTGIMTLQRKLSGMDRDMAAIEAKLKTLEDEANKIKDTHPDEAQVVFDRVEKLRGEWKQLNVMLHEREAKLEEAGDLHRFLKDLDHFQAWLTKTESSIANEDTPSSLAEAEKLLSQHQQIREEIDSYTTDYTTMMDYGEKVTADPSTFEDPQYMFLRERLKALRDGWAEVHQMWENRQQLLSQSLNLQMFNRDAKQAEVLLSQQEHLLSKDETPSNLEQAESLIKKHEALLTTMEANDDKVNGVLQFAQRLCSEQHFASDKISKKADDISERRNINHDLALQQLDKLRDQLLLHQFLQDCEELHDWIQEKNVLVQEDTYRSAKTIHSKWTRHQAFESEIASNKERLDRVQESGQELLKTKPEMADLITPKLDELERDFEALQKNTKDKGERIFDAKRADLYEQSCDDIDSFVMDLERQMETEPIGNDLTSVNILMQKQQMIETQMQVKSMQVSELETQAEKLVLMEPDKRNVIEAKKEEVSKKFEAVMAPLEARKKELLVKKEIFQFLRDLEDENIWIEEKMNLVTSDEFGSSLQAVNLLIKKNKTLKGEIDNHEPRILSVCEIGQKLIASDHPDSEKFQKDIDELLENLNNLKEMLEIRRQKLLVSEKAQQFFFDANEAEAWMSEQELYMMVEDRGKDEFSAQNLMKKHTTLESAVEDYSENIRQLSESARQLIADEHPESEQISIRLAQVEKLYAGLRDLAAERKAKLDDALKLFMLNREVDDLEQWIAEREVVAGSHELGQDYEHVTLLWERFREFAKDTEIIGTERVAAANQIADSLITSGHTDAATIAQWKDSLNDSWADLGELIETRTQMLEASRELHKYFHDCKDVLGRILEKQHSMPDDLGRDAGAVSSLTRKHQNFVQDLQGLEGQVKAIQEESSKLQAAYAGEKAMEITNREREVVRAWLELNAMGDSRKNKLHDTSDLFKFFNMVRNLMLWMDDLTRQMSTSEKPRDVSGVELLMNNHQGHKAEIDTREENFTQCFTLGKELLSRGHYANNEIKEKLVELTNQRNTMLLRWEERWEHLQLILEVYQFARDAAVAEAWLIAQDPYLKSGELGQTIDEVENLIKKHEAFEKAAAAQEERFAALERLTTFELKEIKRRQEEDERRREEERAKHAPPSYDRPDAGERSDVGSVKSGNDTSSNSSPLISSATLPPLPNKSAKRNSSSSGTTGLDSSLERPPKSTRPPTSPLKPPITFRSSSSRRGSTASEKKRGKTRTRSKSPFRSFRWPKSKSKAESEAAAAASYYSDDEDNLRRPLSERSDDEELESTLIRKHEWESTTKKTSNRSWDKLCVVLKNGSIGFYKDQKAYKGAPSATYKGEPPVEISGATAEVASDYTKKKHVFRLKLNNGGMYLFQARDDDEMSQWVSAINQSAGGEGPSGGARSQTLPTGASGGDGKKEKKPFFTLKGKN; this comes from the exons AGCCCGGACCAGGGGCAGCTACACGATCCGCCAAGGACGCTTTGTTGCTCTGGTGTCAGATGAAGACCGCCGGATACCACAATGTGAATATCCGCAACTTCACCACGTCTTGGCGAGATGGCTTGGCCTTCAACGCCATCATTCATAAGCACAGATCAGATCTCATCCAATATGAGCGTTTGTCCAAGAGCAACGCCATGTATAATTTGAACAACGCCTTCGATGTGGCGGATCGTGAGTTTAATCTGGTCAAACTTCTGGATGCCGAGGATGTGAACGTGGAAATGCCAGACGAGAAGTCCATCATCACCTACGTGGTCACCTACTACCATTATTTCTCCAAGTTGAAGCAGGAAACGGTCCAAGGCAAAAGGATTGCCAAAGTAGTGGGCATCGACATGGAGTGCGACAAAATGATCGAACAATACGAAGGGTTCACGAGTGATCTCCTCAAGTGGATTGAGAACGTGATCGAGGCCTTGGGTGACCGGCAATTTGCCAACTCTCTCCGTGGAGTCCAAGAACAACTGACGCAATTCAACTCCTATCGCAATGTGGAAAAGCCCCCCAAATTCATGGAAAAGGGCAATCTCGAAGTTCTTCTCTTCACCCTTCAATCCAAGATGAGGGCCAACAATAAAGTGCCTTACTTCCCCAAGGAAGGCAAGACCATCTCAGACATCAACAAGGCCTGGGAGCGGTTAGAGAAGGCCGAACACGAACGTGAGTTGGCCTTGCGCGAAGAGCTCATCCGTCAAGAGAAACTCGAGCAGCTGGCCGCCCGATTCAACCGTAAAGCGGGCATGCGAGAAACTTGGCTGAGTGAGAATCAACGTCTGGTCTCTCAAGACAACTTTGGCTTCGATTTAGCCGCTGTTGAAGCTGCCGCCAAGAAACACGAGGCCATTGAAACCGACATTTTTGCCTACGAAGAACGCGTTCAAGCCGTGATCGCAGTGGCCCATGAGCTGGAAACTGAAAACTATCACGACATCGAGTGCATCAATGCTCGGAAGGACAATGTCCTCCGCTTGTGGAACTACTTGCTCGAGCTCCTGAAGGCACGAAGAACACGATTGGAGATGTCCTTGCAATTGCAGCACAACTTCCAGGAAATGGTGTACATTTTGGATTCCATGGAAGAATTGAAGATGCGTTTACTCTCAGACGATTACGGAAAGCATTTGCTCGGGGTCGAAGATCTTCTTCAGAAACACTCGCTTGTGGAGGCCGACATCAACGTTCTGGGAGAAAGAGTCAAACAAGTCGTGCAGCATTCGCAAAAGTTCTTGGCCGACGAGGATGGAGCCGACGACTACAAGCCCTGCGATCCCAGTATCATCGTGGAACGAGTCCAAACCTTGGAAGATGCCTACGCCGAGCTCGTTCGTTTGGCCGTTGAACGGCGGTCCAGATTGGAAGAGTCCCGACAGATGTGGCAATTCTATTGGGATATGGCCGAGGAGGAGAACTGGATCAAGGAGATGGAACAGATTCTCTCCCAGGGTGATATTGGACACGATCTCACCACCATTCATTTATTGCTCTCCAAGCACAAGAGTCTGGAGACTGAAATCCGTGCACATGAAAACCAATTGCAGATGTCCATCAAGCAAGGTCAAGATCTCATCGACCAAGGACACTTTGGTGCGGACAAAGTCCAGACCAGGATCGATGACGTTATGAGCATGTGGAGCCAGCTGGTCGACCTCATGGACACCAGGAAACGACGACTCACCGAGGCCGTTGACTTCCATCAATTCCTCACTGACGCCGATGATGTGGACACGTACATGTTGGACGTGCTCCGATTGGTCTCGTCTGATGACATTGGAAAAGACGAGTCCAACGTGCAGACATTGCTGAAGAAACAGAAGGAGATTCACGACGATCTCATGAACTTCCAGTCCAATGTTGATGCTCTTCACGAACAAGCCACGACTTTGGGCGAGAACGACAAGCCCGCGGTTGAGAAGCGATTGGCCTCCATCGATAAGCGCTACAATGAGCTACAAGAGCTTTCCAAGCTTCGCAAACAGCGACTCTTGGACGCTCTTTCCTTGTACAAATTATTCACCGAGGCCGATGGTGTGGAACAATGGATTACCGAGAAAGAGAAAATGTTGGATACCATGCAACCCGGCAAAGATATCGAGGACTGTGAGATCATGAAGCACAGATTCGATGGATTCGATCGCGAAATGAATGCCAATGCGTCACGAGTTGCTGTTGTGAACCAGTTGGCTCGCCAATTACTCCATGTTGACCACCCTAACTCGGACGACATCGTTGCTCGACAGAACCAACTCAACCAGAGATGGGCCGACTTGCGCGAACAAGCCGAGGCTAAGCGTGAACAATTGGGATCCGCGCATGGCGTGCAGACCTTCCATATTGAATGTCGCGAAACAGTCACTTGGATTGAGGACAAGAAGCGCGTCTTGGAGCAAACCGACGAGCTCAAGATGGATCTCACCGGCATCATGACTCTGCAGCGAAAGCTCTCGGGAATGGACCGAGACATGGCGGCTATCGAAGCCAAGCTCAAAACGCTGGAGGATGAGGCCAACAAAATCAAGGACACTCATCCTGACGAGGCTCAAGTGGTGTTTGACCGTGTGGAGAAACTCCGTGGCGAATGGAAACAACTTAATGTTATGCTCCATGAGCGAGAAGCCAAGTTGGAAGAGGCTGGCGATCTTCACCGCTTTCTCAAGGACTTGGATCATTTCCAGGCTTGGCTGACCAAAACCGAGTCAAGCATCGCCAATGAGGACACGCCCTCAAGCTTGGCTGAGGCTGAGAAATTGTTGAGTCAACATCAACAGATCCGAGAGGAGATTGATAGCTACACAACTGACTACACTACCATGATGGACTACGGCGAGAAGGTGACTGCCGACCCGTCCACATTCGAAGACCCGCAATACATGTTCCTCCGAGAGAGACTAAAGGCCTTGAGAGATGGATGGGCGGAGGTCCATCAGATGTGGGAGAACCGACAGCAATTGTTGTCACAATCCCTCAACCTCCAGATGTTCAACCGGGACGCCAAACAGGCCGAAGTTCTTCTTTCGCAGCAAGAACATCTCCTCAGCAAGGATGAAACTCCGAGCAACTTGGAGCAAGCCGAATCACTCATCAAGAAACACGAGGCTCTGCTCACTACCATGGAGGCCAACGACGACAAGGTCAATGGCGTGCTTCAATTTGCCCAGCGTTTGTGCTCTGAGCAGCATTTCGCTTCAGACAAGATCTCTAAAAAGGCCGACGACATCTCTGAGAGGAGAAACATCAATCACGATCTTGCTCTCCAACAATTGGACAAACTCCGTGATCAACTTCTTCTTCAccaatttcttcaagattGCGAAGAGTTACACGATTGGATCCAAGAGAAGAATGTCCTCGTTCAAGAAGACACCTATCGATCGGCCAAGACCATCCATAGCAAATGGACCAGGCATCAAGCTTTCGAATCCGAAATTGCTTCCAACAAGGAGCGTCTGGATCGCGTTCAAGAAAGTGGCCAAGAGCTTCTCAAGACCAAACCAGAGATGGCTGATCTGATCACACCCAAATTGGACGAGCTCGAGAGAGATTTCGAGGCCCTCCAGAAGAATACCAAAGACAAGGGAGAGCGGATCTTCGACGCCAAGAGAGCCGATCTGTATGAGCAATCTTGTGATGACATTGATAGCTTCGTCATGGACCTTGAACGGCAGATGGAGACCGAGCCCATTGGTAACGACCTCACATCCGTGAATATCCTTATGCAGAAACAACAAATGATCGAGACTCAGATGCAAGTCAAGTCCATGCAAGTAAGCGAATTGGAAACACAAGCCGAAAAGTTGGTGCTCATGGAGCCTGACAAGAGAAACGTTATTgaggccaagaaagaagaagtcTCAAAGAAATTCGAGGCCGTCATGGCCCCACTCGAGGCCAGGAAGAAGGAGCTCTTGGTCAAGAAAGAAATCTTCCAATTTTTGCGCGACCTCGAGGATGAGAACATTTGGATTGAAGAGAAGATGAACCTTGTGACGTCGGATGAGTTCGGTAGCAGTCTTCAAGCTGTTAACCTTCTTATTAAGAAGAACAAGACTCTCAAAGGTGAGATTGACAATCACGAGCCTCGAATCTTATCCGTGTGCGAAATTGGACAAAAGCTCATTGCCTCGGATCACCCCGACTCCGAGAAATTCCAAAAGGACATTGATGAGCTTCTCGAGAACTTGAACAATCTCAAGGAGATGCTCGAAATCAGACGGCAAAAGCTCCTTGTCAGCGAGAAGGCCCAACAATTCTTCTTCGATGCCAACGAGGCTGAAGCCTGGATGTCTGAACAAGAGCTCTACATGATGGTTGAGGACAGAGGCAAGGACGAATTCTCAGCGCAAAACCTCATGAAGAAACACACCACTCTTGAGAGCGCAGTTGAGGATTACTCCGAAAATATTCGCCAATTGAGCGAGTCTGCCAGACAACTCATCGCCGATGAGCATCCTGAAAGCGAACAGATTTCCATTCGTCTGGCACAAGTGGAGAAACTCTACGCTGGTTTGCGAGACTTGGCCGCCGAACGGAAAGCCAAATTAGACGATGCGTTGAAGTTGTTCATGTTGAACCGAGAGGTGGACGATTTGGAGCAATGGATTGCCGAACGCGAGGTGGTGGCTGGATCACACGAATTGGGACAAGACTACGAGCACGTCACTTTGCTCTGGGAGAGATTCCGAGAATTCGCCAAGGACACGGAAATCATTGGTACGGAACGAGTGGCAGCCGCCAATCAAATTGCTGACAGTCTCATCACATCGGGTCACACGGATGCAGCCACAATCGCCCAATGGAAGGACTCTCTGAACGATTCCTGGGCTGATCTTGGCGAGTTAATCGAGACAAGGACTCAAATGCTTGAAGCCTCTCGTGAGCTCCATAAATACTTCCACGATTGCAAGGACGTTTTGGGACGAATCCTTGAGAAGCAACACTCCATGCCTGATGACTTGGGCCGCGATGCTGGAGCCGTGTCATCACTCACCCGCAAACATCAGAATTTCGTCCAAGATCTTCAAGGTCTGGAGGGTCAAGTCAAGGCTATCCAAGAAGAGTCCTCCAAATTGCAAGCTGCTTATGCTGGGGAGAAGGCTATGGAAATCACTaaccgagagagagaggtcgTTCGGGCTTGGCTTGAGCTCAATGCCATGGGCGACTCGCGCAAGAATAAGTTGCACGATACCTCCGACTTGTTCAAGTTCTTCAACATGGTGCGCAACCTCATGTTGTGGATGGATGATCTTACCAGGCAGATGTCTACATCTGAAAAACCACGTGACGTTAGTGGTGTTGAGCTTCTTATGAACAACCATCAAGGTCATAAGGCCGAAATTGACACACGCGAAGAGAACTTTACTCAATGCTTCACACTGGGCAAGGAGTTACTCTCTCGAGGTCATTACGCAAACAATGAGATCAAGGAAAAGTTGGTGGAGCTCACCAACCAGAGAAATACCATGTTGCTGAGGTGGGAGGAACGTTGGGAACACCTACAACTGATTCTCGAAGTATACCAGTTCGCCCGTGATGCGGCTGTGGCCGAGGCCTGGCTCATCGCTCAAGATCCTTACCTGAAGTCCGGAGAATTGGGA CAAACCATTGACGAAGTCGAGAATCTGATCAAGAAGCACGAGGCCTTTGAAAAGGCTGCGGCGGCGCAAGAAGAGCGATTCGCTGCCCTTGAGAGGCTCACCACG TTCGAGTTGAAGGAAATCAAACGCCGTCAAGAGGAAGACGAGCGGCGACGGGAAGAGGAACGTGCCAAGCACGCCCCTCCATCTTACGACCGACCAGATGCCGGGGAACGATCCGATGTGGGAAGTGTCAAGTCAGGAA ATGACACTTCTTCTAATTCTTCACCCCTAATTTCTTCTGCGACCCTGCCgcctctgccaaataaatCCGCGAAGAGGAACTCATCATCCTCTGGAACCACTGGACTGGATTCATCACTCGAACGACCTCCCAAATCCACGAGGCCGCCTACATCTCCGTTGAAACCACCAATCACTTTTAGATCGTCTT CTTCAAGGCGTGGCAGTACAGCGAGTGAGAAAAAACGCGGCAAAACGCGAACCCGCTCCAAGTCGCCATTCCGCAGCTTCCGCTGGCCAAAGTCCAAGTCCAAAGCAGAGTCAGAGGCTGCTGCGGCTGCCAGTTACTACAGTGATGATGAGGATAACCTCAGACGACCCCTGTCTG AACGATCCGATGATGAGGAACTCGAGAGTACCTTGATAAGGAAACACGAATGGGAAAGCACTACCAAGAAAACTTCCAACAG GTCCTGGGACAAACTTTGCGTGGTCTTGAAAAACGGGAGCATCGGCTTTTACAAGGACCAGAAGGCCTACAAGGGTGCACCAAGTGCCACTTACAAAGGGGAACCCCCAGTGGAAATTTCAGGGGCTACCGCCGAAGTGGCCAGTGATTACACAAAGAAGAAGCACGTCTTCAGATTGAA GTTGAACAATGGAGGCATGTACCTCTTCCAAGCCCGAGATGACGATGAGATGAGCCAATGGGTGAGCGCAATCAACCAGTCAGCTGGAGGGGAGGGACCTTCAGGTGGAGCGCGATCCCAAACTCTGCCTACTGGCGCCTCTGGCGGTGATggcaagaaagagaagaaaccCTTCTTCACtctgaaaggaaaaaa TTAA